A window of Amycolatopsis australiensis contains these coding sequences:
- a CDS encoding GntR family transcriptional regulator produces MHPPVNPPSLAEQAYLFVRDRLVMLDIPPGSPINEEELGTTLGMGRTPIREALKRLESERLVVAYPRRGTFATDVNISDLAHISEVRRTLEPMATAAAAERATAADRATLTGLRAQLDAGVPAGDNAELLRTDLALHRAIYRCVHNPFLEDTLIRYDNLATRIWCVFVPRLAGMAGHVDEHVPLLTAIIEGDAEKAAALTLEHVTGFEAAIRALI; encoded by the coding sequence GTGCATCCACCGGTCAATCCCCCGTCCCTGGCGGAACAGGCGTACCTCTTCGTCCGCGACCGCCTGGTCATGCTCGACATCCCACCGGGCTCCCCCATCAACGAAGAGGAGCTGGGCACGACGCTCGGCATGGGCCGCACGCCGATCCGCGAGGCGCTCAAACGCCTCGAGTCCGAACGGCTGGTCGTCGCGTACCCGCGGCGCGGGACGTTCGCCACCGACGTCAACATCTCCGACCTCGCGCACATCTCCGAGGTGCGGCGGACGCTGGAGCCGATGGCGACGGCCGCCGCGGCCGAGCGCGCGACCGCGGCCGACCGGGCGACCCTCACCGGGCTGCGCGCGCAGCTCGACGCCGGTGTCCCCGCCGGGGACAACGCCGAGCTGCTGCGCACGGACCTCGCCCTGCACCGGGCGATCTACCGCTGCGTGCACAACCCGTTCCTGGAGGACACGCTGATCCGGTACGACAACCTGGCGACCCGGATCTGGTGCGTGTTCGTGCCCCGGCTCGCGGGGATGGCCGGCCACGTCGACGAGCACGTCCCGCTCCTCACCGCGATCATCGAGGGCGACGCCGAGAAGGCCGCCGCCCTCACGCTGGAGCACGTCACCGGCTTCGAGGCCGCCATCCGGGCGTTGATCTAG
- a CDS encoding aromatic ring-hydroxylating oxygenase subunit alpha: MTTTDLPPSLLATLPGSAYTDPAVFALEQAKIFEADWFCAVRSADLAAPGSYETVQIGKESVLVARGRDGRLNAFLNVCRHRGARLCTAETGTVKRAFQCPYHAWTYGLDGKLVAAPNLTGMPDIDRVEFGLTRLHLREWLGYAWVCLAGEPPSFEDTVIGAVTERLGGPGEIDAYGIDGLALGKRIEYDVKANWKQIIENFMECYHCATIHPELTEVLPEFAGGYAAQYYVGHGAEFGSDIKGFTVDGSEGVDRLPGVTEAQDRRYYAITIKPQVFVNLVPDHVIFHRMFPLAPDRTLVRCDWLYLPGVVESGKDLSRSVELFHRVNLQDFEACERCQLAMDSRSYANGGVLVPSEHHIGAFHDWVRARLAV, encoded by the coding sequence GGTTCTGCGCCGTGCGCAGCGCCGACCTGGCGGCGCCCGGTTCGTACGAAACCGTCCAGATCGGCAAGGAAAGCGTCCTCGTCGCGCGCGGCCGGGACGGGCGGCTCAACGCCTTCCTCAACGTCTGCCGCCACCGCGGCGCGCGGCTGTGCACTGCCGAAACCGGTACCGTGAAGCGGGCGTTCCAGTGCCCGTACCACGCCTGGACGTACGGGCTCGACGGCAAGCTCGTCGCCGCGCCCAACCTCACCGGCATGCCGGACATCGACCGCGTCGAGTTCGGCCTCACCCGGCTGCACCTGCGTGAGTGGCTCGGGTACGCCTGGGTCTGCCTGGCCGGTGAGCCGCCGTCGTTCGAAGACACCGTGATCGGCGCGGTCACCGAACGCCTCGGCGGGCCGGGCGAGATCGACGCCTACGGCATCGACGGCCTCGCGCTCGGCAAGCGCATCGAGTACGACGTGAAGGCGAACTGGAAGCAGATTATCGAAAACTTCATGGAGTGCTACCACTGCGCGACGATCCACCCGGAGCTGACCGAGGTGCTGCCGGAGTTCGCCGGCGGTTACGCCGCGCAGTACTACGTCGGCCACGGCGCCGAGTTCGGCAGCGACATCAAGGGCTTCACCGTCGACGGCAGCGAAGGCGTCGACCGGCTGCCCGGGGTCACCGAGGCGCAGGACCGCCGTTACTACGCCATCACCATCAAGCCGCAGGTGTTCGTCAACCTCGTCCCGGACCACGTGATCTTCCACCGGATGTTCCCGCTGGCCCCCGACCGGACGCTGGTGCGCTGCGACTGGCTCTACCTGCCCGGGGTCGTCGAGTCGGGCAAGGACCTGTCCCGCTCGGTCGAGCTGTTCCACCGCGTCAACCTGCAGGACTTCGAGGCGTGCGAACGCTGCCAGCTCGCGATGGACTCGCGCTCGTACGCCAACGGCGGGGTGCTCGTGCCCAGCGAGCACCACATCGGCGCGTTCCACGACTGGGTCCGCGCGCGGCTGGCGGTCTAG